One segment of Odontesthes bonariensis isolate fOdoBon6 chromosome 1, fOdoBon6.hap1, whole genome shotgun sequence DNA contains the following:
- the LOC142382899 gene encoding LOW QUALITY PROTEIN: proteasome subunit beta type-8-like (The sequence of the model RefSeq protein was modified relative to this genomic sequence to represent the inferred CDS: substituted 1 base at 1 genomic stop codon) produces MIFGTLXKMALANLLSSECSDYSFDYRQPLAFGSGSGQNGLESEATPGETVLCRIYELRNKEHISVAAASKLLANMVYQYKGMGLSMGTMVCGWDKRGPGLYYVDSEGNRVCSDLFAVGSGSMYAYGVIDSDLQHKLTVEEACELGRRAIYQATFRDAYSGGQVNLYHVHSEGWTRVSQEDVLMLHQQYKGQA; encoded by the exons ATGATCTTT GGGACACTTTGAAAGATGGCCCTTGCTAATCTATTGAGCAGCGAATGTTCAGATTATTCGTTTGATTATCGCCAGCCCTTGGCTTTTGGTAGTGGATCCGGACAGAATGGTCTGGAATCCGAGGCTACGCCGGGGGAAA cggtcttgtGCCGCATCTACGAGCTTCGCAACAAAGAACACATCTCCGTGGCGGCCGCCTCCAAGCTGCTCGCCAACATGGTTTACCAGTATAAGGGCATGGGACTCAGCATGGGAACCATGGTGTGTGGCTGGGACAAGAGGGGCCCAGGTTTGTACTACGTTGACTCGGAGGGGAACCGGGTGTGCAGCGACCTGTTTGCGGTAGGCTCGGGCTCCATGTACGCCTACGGCGTGATAGACAGCGACCTGCAGCACAAGCTGACCGTGGAGGAGGCCTGCGAGCTGGGCCGCCGCGCCATCTACCAGGCGACCTTCCGCGACGCTTACAGCGGAGGGCAGGTCAACCTGTACCACGTCCACAGCGAGGGCTGGACCAGGGTCTCTCAGGAGGACGTCCTCATGCTGCACCAGCAGTACAAGGGTCAGGCATAG